A genomic segment from Deinococcus yavapaiensis KR-236 encodes:
- a CDS encoding metal-sensing transcriptional repressor — protein MATDATTFETDLTPRGESCDAHTEPHPCMFEDAREKAPRRLAIARGQLESVRVSLDHPAAYCVDVLKQLKAIQGELDGAATGDLLGCTSPLPTSVATSRKSATNSWKSSSTPDVLHDKVNLDGRQA, from the coding sequence ATGGCGACCGATGCAACCACCTTCGAGACTGACCTCACTCCTCGAGGCGAATCCTGCGACGCACACACCGAGCCTCACCCGTGCATGTTCGAAGACGCCCGCGAGAAAGCACCACGGCGACTTGCCATCGCACGCGGGCAACTCGAAAGCGTCCGCGTTTCCCTCGATCACCCCGCCGCCTACTGCGTCGACGTCCTCAAGCAGCTCAAGGCCATTCAAGGCGAGCTCGACGGAGCGGCGACCGGCGACTTGCTGGGCTGCACGTCGCCCCTGCCCACGAGCGTGGCGACGAGCAGAAAATCGGCGACGAACTCATGGAAGTCTTCAAGCACACCTGACGTTCTGCACGACAAGGTGAACCTCGACGGGAGGCAG